The Bradysia coprophila strain Holo2 unplaced genomic scaffold, BU_Bcop_v1 contig_151, whole genome shotgun sequence genome contains a region encoding:
- the LOC119074894 gene encoding 2-methoxy-6-polyprenyl-1,4-benzoquinol methylase, mitochondrial encodes MLKNAFNKCRLTTQYRRYTIKALQKQFYSSTTVTQNDSQRPATDAETHFGFQTVKESEKAEKVHKVFEEVAKSYDLMNDAMSFGVHRLWKDIFIERLGASRGTKLLDMAGGTGDIAFRYLKYLNNSPRQDDVQSHVTISDINQNMLDVGRIRAEKLGFVNGSETINDCSVDWVCANAEQLPFADNTFTAYTIAFGIRNCTHIDKVLSEAYRVLAPGGRFMCLEFSHLNNETMQWLYDQYSFHVIPPMGQILAGQWHPYQYLVESIRKFPKQVEFEEMIRESGFNCVSYEDLTFGVCSIHSGFKL; translated from the exons atgttaaaaaacgCTTTCAACAAATGCAGACTCACTACACAATACAGACGATATACAATCAAAGCCCTTCAAAAGCAATTCTACTCATCCACAACGGTCACACAAAATGATAGTCAGAGGCCAGCAACGGATGCTGAAACTCACTTCGGTTTCCAGACCGTAAAGGAAAGTGAAAAGGCTGAAAAGGTGCACAAAGTGTTTGAAGAAGTGGCCAAATCATATGATCTAATGAATGATGCAATGTCGTTCGGTGTTCATCGACTTTGGAAAGATATATTCATTGAACGACTGGGAGCTAGCAGGGGCACCAAGCTACTGGATATGGCTGGTGGAACAG GAGACATTGCCTTTCGATACTTGAAATATCTCAATAATTCGCCGCGTCAGGACGATGTTCAAAGTCATGTCACAATCAGCGATATTAACCAGAATATGTTGGACGTGGGTCGAATACGTGCGGAGAAATTAGGCTTTGTCAATGGCAGTGAAACAATCAACGATTGTTCCGTTGATTGGGTTTGCGCCAATGCTGAACAATTGCCATTCGCAGACAACACATTTACAGCATACACTATAGCGTTCGGGATACGAAACTGCACTCATATAGATAAG GTTCTGTCCGAAGCATATCGGGTGCTGGCTCCCGGTGGACGATTTATGTGCCTTGAGTTCAGTCATCTGAATAACGAAACTATGCAATG GCTCTATGACCAGTACTCATTTCATGTCATACCACCAATGGGGCAGATTCTAGCCGGTCAATGGCATCCGTATCAATATTTGGTGGAAAGTATTCGGAAGTTTCCGAAACAGGTGGAATTTGAGGAAATGATTCGCGAGAGCGGTTTCAATTGTGTCAGCTACGAAGATTTAACGTTTGGTGTCTGTAGCATCCATTCGGGTTTCAAGTTATGA